One window of the Eucalyptus grandis isolate ANBG69807.140 chromosome 6, ASM1654582v1, whole genome shotgun sequence genome contains the following:
- the LOC104450514 gene encoding LOW QUALITY PROTEIN: nitrate regulatory gene2 protein (The sequence of the model RefSeq protein was modified relative to this genomic sequence to represent the inferred CDS: inserted 1 base in 1 codon; deleted 2 bases in 1 codon): protein MGCGGSKIDDLPLVTLCRERKELIRAAAYHRYALAEAHVSYFQSLATVGEALRKFVEEEIVVGPSHSGSSPGSPVLTLPSDERKRAKHSDKAKNSSSSASISHSGLRNSPEEGDSHLPLSSVSDSDSELSPSSGHIHIHESPEGKRKGPDPGASSPYPYGYNYPYPYPQPDQYAYPRPGQYPYPYPAPYGYPPGEGDDWNTRAEQSGSQTRVYYMKKAPTRMKSVVFEEPERYXYEENAPWADSGYGYSNYSGYASGGFYGYPSMGAPDNAYGADREKPSPPQQPPPAPPSPPNVSAWDFLNVFETYDNGYATYVPKGNYGYGSTTSSPDSKEVREREGIPDLEDETETEMVKGIYKGRKKLGEETNRNRNFGEGTSRGVPAQKREEISRDIPSQRGEESAKAIPSPDHKSSGFIPKNKAKSSSSDTIVSPSSPEDYSRKKGVSFEVEETSTPDLDSSKLSSLTTLSAHGTRDLQDAVRDIKDEFESAFGYGKEVAALLQVGRLPYESKGTQLKVIFSRIMYLVAPSMLSSHSSSRQSPRVSSRRMKMAPAYIEDPGKDFNLNSGNISSTLDQLYAWEKKLYREVKDEEKLRVVYQKKCNKLKILDDRGAESSKIDATEGSIRKLHTKIDVCIRTVDAISSRIHKLRDEELQPQLTELICGLIRMWRSMLKCHQKQFQAIMESKVRVLKANTSSRGESSLRATVELEIELLNWSSCFNRWVNAQKSYVESLNGWLLRCIDRKPEVTADGVAPFSPSRMGAPPVFVICNDWFQSIERISQKRVNHAMRDFASRIHELWERQDEEQRQRTRAEQISKDFEKQLRILRMERGKLEHEQDTFSERTAVSKFPSESGVSHLDDLKVDLDSIRKRLEEERARHKETMNSVDDVASNSLQAGLVPIFETLGHFTSEVLKGYEQVRLSKVV from the exons ATGGGGTGTGGAGGTTCCAAGATCGACGATCTCCCTCTCGTGACGCTGTGCAGGGAGCGGAAGGAGCTGATCAGGGCGGCGGCGTACCACCGCTACGCCCTCGCGGAGGCCCACGTCTCGTACTTCCAATCCCTGGCCACCGTCGGCGAGGCCCTGCGGAAGTTCGTGGAGGAAGAGATCGTGGTTGGGCCGAGTCATTCGGGCTCTTCTCCTGGCTCTCCGGTGCTCACATTGCCTTCGGATGAGAGGAAGCGTGCGAAGCATTCAGACAAGGCCAAGAACTCATCCTCTTCAGCTTCGATTTCTCATTCAGGTTTGCGTAATTCGCCCGAGGAAGGCGATTCTCACCTGCCATTGTCGTCTGTTTCGGATTCTGATTCCGAACTGAGCCCCTCTTCCGGGCACATTCACATACACGAGAGCCCTGAGGGGAAGAGGAAA GGCCCTGATCCTGGCGCTTCCTCTCCATATCCTTATGGTTATAATTACCCATACCCATATCCACAGCCGGATCAGTATGCATATCCACGACCCGGGCAGTACCCATATCCGTACCCTGCACCGTACGGTTATCCGCCGGGTGAGGGGGACGACTGGAATACGAGAGCAGAGCAGAGTGGTTCCCAGACTCGTGTCTATTACATGAAAAAGGCGCCTACTCGTATGAAATCAGTGGTTTTTGAGGAGCCTGAGAGGT TCTATGAGGAGAATGCTCCATGGGCGGATTCCGGGTACGGGTATTCAAATTACTCCGGTTATGCGAGTGGTGGCTTTTATGGCTATCCATCTATGGGAGCGCCGGATAATGCTTATGGCGCAGATAGAGAGAAGCCGTCGCCGCCGCAGCAGCCACCTcctgctcctccttctcctcccaATGTGTCTGCTTGGGATTTTTTGAATGTTTTTGAGACATATGATAATGGCTATGCGACTTATGTTCCGAAGGGAAATTATGGGTATGGATCGACAACAAGTAGCCCAGATTCAAAGGAggtgagggagagggaggggatTCCGGATTTGGAAGATGAAACTGAGACCGAGATGGTGAAGGGGATTTACAAGGGAAGGAAGAAACTTGGTGAGGAAACGAATCGAAATAGGAATTTTGGCGAAGGTACTTCAAGAGGAGTGCCGGCACAAAAGAGGGAGGAAATTTCCAGAGATATTCCATCTCAAAGGGGTGAGGAAAGTGCGAAAGCAATACCTTCCCCTGATCACAAAAGCTCGGGATTCATCCCGAAAAACAAGGCTAAAAGTAGTAGTTCTGATACTATTGTGTCCCCAAGCTCTCCAGAGGATTATTCTAGGAAGAAGGGAGTCAGTTTTGAAGTGGAGGAGACCTCCACACCGGATCTCGATTCCTCCAAGCTGAGTAGCTTAACCACTCTGTCAGCCCATGGTACGAGAGACCTTCAGGATGCTGTAAGAGATATCAAGGATGAATTTGAGTCTGCCTTTGGCTACGGGAAGGAGGTGGCTGCATTGCTTCAGGTGGGAAGGTTGCCTTATGAGTCTAAGGGAACCCAACTCAAAG TGATCTTTTCGAGAATTATGTATCTGGTGGCACCTTCCATGCTATCTTCACACTCTTCCTCAAGGCAATCTCCACGAGTAAGTTCAAGGAGAATGAAAATGGCACCAGCATATATTGAGGATCCTGGCAAGGACTTCAACTTGAACTCAGGGAACATTTCATCAACACTCGATCAACTTTATGCATGGGAGAAAAAACTATATAGAGAAGTTAAG GATGAGGAAAAGCTACGagttgtttatcaaaagaagTGCAATAAACTAAAAATTCTTGATGACCGTGGAGCCGAATCTAGTAAGATAGATGCTACTGAGGGGTCAATAAGGAAGTTGCATACCAAAATTGATGTTTGCATCAGAACGGTAGATGCAATATCAAGCAGGATACACAAGTTGAGGGATGAGGAGTTGCAGCCCCAATTGACTGAACTGATTTGTGG ATTAATTAGGATGTGGAGGTCCATGCTGAAATGCCACCAAAAACAATTCCAAGCCATAATGGAAAGCAAAGTTCGTGTTCTCAAAGCTAACACCAGTTCCCGAGGAGAGTCCAGTTTGAGAGCTACTGTGGAACTCGAGATAGAGCTTCTAAATTGGAGCAGCTGCTTTAATCGGTGGGTAAATGCTCAGAAATCATACGTTGAATCTTTGAACGGGTGGCTTTTGAGGTGTATTGACCGGAAACCTGAAGTAACTGCAGATGGAGTTGCCCCTTTTTCGCCAAGCAGAATGGGGGCTCCCCCAGTTTTTGTTATATGCAATGATTGGTTCCAGTCAATAGaaagaatttcacaaaagaGGGTAAACCATGCAATGCGTGATTTTGCTTCAAGAATCCATGAGTTATGGGAAAGACAGGATGAGGAACAACGCCAAAGGACCAGAGCAGAACAAATTTCTAAGGATTTTGAGAAGCAGCTTAGAATCTTACGCATGGAGAGAGGGAAGCTAGAGCACGAACAGGATACATTCTCTGAAAGAACTGCAGTGTCGAAGTTTCCATCTGAAAGTGGTGTTTCACATCTGGATGATCTAAAGGTTGACTTGGATTCAATAAGAAAGAGATTGGAAGAAGAGAGAGCTAGGCATAAAGAGACGATGAACTCAGTTGATGATGTAGCCTCGAATAGTCTGCAAGCAGGTCTAGTcccaatttttgaaactttGGGGCATTTCACTTCAGAGGTTTTGAAAGGCTACGAACAGGTCAGGCTTTCAAAGGTTGTTTAA